From Psychrobacillus sp. FSL K6-2836, a single genomic window includes:
- a CDS encoding L,D-transpeptidase family protein, whose protein sequence is MIHTVQQGETLSQIARDFRTPLSEIINANQSINPNVLFIGQSIVIPGYPDPNTLPYQIEVSINNRRLRLLKDGLLQKEYPIAVGRILFNTPVGHFIIINKAPNPGGPFGTMWMSLSKEHYGIHGTNNPSSIGKAVSRGCIRMHNKDVEELARIIPIGTPVSIRP, encoded by the coding sequence CTGATTCATACTGTTCAACAAGGGGAAACACTGAGTCAAATAGCCAGAGACTTTCGGACACCCCTATCCGAAATAATTAACGCTAACCAATCTATAAATCCGAATGTACTTTTTATTGGCCAATCCATTGTTATACCAGGCTATCCGGACCCAAATACGCTTCCATATCAAATAGAGGTTTCTATAAATAATCGTCGGCTACGATTACTAAAAGACGGTCTTTTACAAAAAGAGTATCCTATTGCTGTGGGAAGAATATTATTCAATACACCTGTAGGGCATTTTATCATTATTAATAAAGCTCCTAATCCGGGTGGACCATTCGGCACAATGTGGATGAGTTTATCGAAAGAACATTATGGAATCCACGGCACAAACAATCCTAGTTCCATTGGTAAAGCGGTCTCACGTGGTTGCATCCGCATGCACAATAAAGATGTTGAGGAATTAGCACGTATTATTCCAATAGGAACCCCGGTTTCTATACGACCGTAA
- a CDS encoding RNA polymerase sigma-70 factor, translated as MQISNEVYQQYKPLLFSIGYRMLGSVVEAEDLVQETFLKVYQVEEDKIENVKAYLCKMMTNRCIDSLRSSRYKREEYVGPWNPEPLLLEKAHGLDPSEVVLQKESLSIAYLRMMEHLAPDERAALLLREVFEFSYSEIANVLEKKEENCRKILSRAKQKVTGIECESLNYENNKSIINRFIQAFEQQHMNILLELLSENVTLYSDGGGKVRAAIRPIHSLPNVLAFLYGIAKKTSPDYYFEIKNVNGQPAMINYMNSKLHSVISFYIKSDKIDEFYITMNPDKLRLQLVDDFFSPTTEN; from the coding sequence GTGCAAATTAGCAATGAAGTTTACCAACAGTATAAACCGTTATTGTTTTCCATAGGTTATCGTATGCTCGGATCTGTAGTAGAAGCCGAAGATCTTGTACAAGAAACTTTTTTAAAAGTCTATCAAGTTGAAGAAGACAAAATTGAAAACGTTAAAGCTTACCTTTGTAAGATGATGACAAATCGGTGTATAGATAGCTTAAGGTCCTCTCGATACAAACGAGAAGAATATGTGGGACCATGGAATCCGGAACCCTTATTGCTTGAGAAAGCACATGGCCTCGATCCATCTGAGGTTGTTCTACAAAAAGAAAGTTTAAGTATTGCTTACTTAAGAATGATGGAGCATTTGGCACCAGATGAAAGAGCAGCTTTACTATTAAGAGAAGTTTTTGAGTTCTCCTATTCAGAAATTGCAAATGTCCTGGAGAAGAAAGAGGAAAACTGCCGAAAAATATTAAGTCGAGCAAAGCAAAAAGTCACTGGTATAGAATGTGAAAGTCTAAACTATGAAAATAACAAGTCTATTATTAACCGATTTATCCAAGCTTTTGAACAACAACATATGAATATATTACTAGAGCTTTTATCCGAAAATGTTACCCTCTATTCTGATGGTGGAGGAAAAGTAAGAGCAGCTATACGCCCTATCCATTCTTTGCCGAATGTGTTGGCGTTTTTATATGGTATTGCGAAGAAGACCTCTCCAGATTATTATTTTGAGATAAAAAATGTCAATGGTCAGCCTGCAATGATAAATTATATGAATAGTAAGTTACACAGTGTCATCAGCTTTTACATTAAAAGTGACAAAATTGATGAATTTTATATTACAATGAACCCAGATAAATTGAGACTTCAATTAGTGGATGATTTCTTCTCTCCCACTACAGAAAATTGA